Proteins co-encoded in one Syntrophus gentianae genomic window:
- a CDS encoding FG-GAP-like repeat-containing protein: MKKILQLLILIFLTALACPLEAKEKSTVAVVPFTVHSADNIEYVRQGISDMLASRIAVEGKITVLSKDLVQEAVKEKAGKELTFEEVSALGKKLKADYVVWGSITKIGNSLSIDGKLVDTMANKSTVGIFAQTQGLDEVIPKINDFAQRIVQQITGSTPSDFSSPVVATPPPPTAPATTIKQPKGSRESEIVSGMKSSKKGTFTSIINPDFIEGAQPLDRKGFWISQKYPVEFRGMAIGDVNGDKLQEVVVIDRNNLYIYQKKGPDFNLLQKIPGVTQDSYIAVDVADINQNGVSEIFVTSVRSSFPNTFVVEWKEGKYATIVKDLRLFLRVIEPSVSAPQLLGQSWGMDEVFNTPVYEIIWDGNQYKAANRMKIPQGLSVYGLTLDDLGMGGSEKIIALDDYDYLRIYQQTEKPLVKLNVFGGSDELVFKSDEVFGGSNTFIEETNKTDLQGNPRRTYINLRILTYDLNKDGKKELVLVKNLSSVGRVLQNVKLFTSSEVYNLEWDGLGLLENWKTRKINGYVADYAFKDIDNDGQNEIVLALVLSTGISIQNRSAFVAYKLAPPQ; encoded by the coding sequence ATGAAAAAGATTTTACAACTGCTCATTCTTATTTTCTTGACAGCTTTAGCCTGTCCGCTGGAGGCAAAAGAAAAATCAACCGTTGCCGTAGTCCCTTTTACCGTCCACAGCGCGGATAACATTGAGTATGTGAGACAGGGCATTTCCGATATGCTGGCGTCACGGATTGCGGTAGAGGGTAAAATCACCGTTCTCAGCAAGGATCTCGTTCAAGAGGCAGTCAAAGAGAAAGCGGGCAAGGAATTGACTTTTGAAGAGGTATCGGCCTTGGGAAAAAAATTGAAGGCCGATTATGTCGTCTGGGGAAGCATCACAAAAATTGGAAACAGTCTGAGCATCGACGGTAAACTCGTCGATACGATGGCCAATAAATCCACTGTCGGAATTTTTGCCCAGACTCAGGGTCTGGATGAGGTCATTCCAAAGATCAATGATTTCGCCCAGCGAATCGTGCAACAGATCACAGGCTCCACGCCTTCGGATTTTTCTTCTCCGGTCGTGGCAACTCCCCCACCGCCGACTGCGCCTGCCACCACCATCAAACAGCCGAAGGGCAGCCGTGAGTCGGAAATCGTCAGTGGCATGAAAAGCAGTAAAAAAGGCACCTTTACTTCTATTATCAATCCCGATTTCATTGAGGGCGCTCAACCCCTGGACCGGAAAGGATTCTGGATCAGCCAGAAATATCCGGTTGAATTTCGAGGAATGGCCATTGGAGACGTGAACGGAGACAAACTTCAGGAGGTCGTTGTCATTGACCGGAACAATCTCTACATCTATCAAAAGAAAGGCCCTGATTTCAATCTACTCCAGAAAATTCCGGGGGTGACCCAGGACAGCTACATTGCCGTTGATGTGGCGGATATCAACCAGAATGGCGTTTCAGAAATTTTTGTGACCAGTGTAAGGAGTAGCTTCCCGAACACCTTCGTGGTTGAATGGAAGGAGGGAAAATATGCGACAATCGTAAAAGATCTACGTCTATTTTTGCGGGTCATCGAACCTTCCGTTTCCGCTCCCCAACTGCTCGGTCAATCCTGGGGGATGGATGAAGTCTTTAATACCCCCGTTTATGAAATTATCTGGGACGGGAATCAATACAAAGCCGCCAACAGGATGAAAATCCCTCAAGGCCTGTCGGTTTATGGATTGACCCTTGACGATCTCGGGATGGGAGGTAGTGAAAAAATCATTGCCCTGGATGATTATGACTATCTTCGCATCTATCAGCAAACGGAAAAACCTCTGGTCAAACTCAACGTTTTCGGTGGAAGCGACGAGTTGGTGTTCAAGAGTGACGAGGTCTTCGGCGGAAGCAACACCTTCATTGAGGAAACCAACAAAACGGATCTCCAGGGTAACCCAAGGAGAACCTATATCAACCTGCGAATTCTCACTTATGACCTCAACAAGGATGGGAAAAAGGAGCTTGTCCTCGTTAAAAATCTTTCTTCCGTGGGTCGAGTCTTACAGAATGTGAAACTATTTACCTCCAGCGAAGTTTATAACCTGGAATGGGACGGCCTTGGACTTCTTGAAAACTGGAAGACCAGAAAGATCAATGGTTATGTGGCCGACTATGCATTCAAGGACATTGATAATGACGGTCAGAATGAGATCGTCCTTGCCCTTGTTTTATCCACGGGCATATCCATTCAGAATCGAAGTGCTTTTGTCGCCTATAAATTAGCCCCCCCGCAATAA
- the cimA gene encoding citramalate synthase, with translation MTDKTDVLIYDTTLRDGTQGERVNFSAEEKLRIAQRLDEMGFHYIEGGWPGSNPKDMRFFELGKRVRFKNARLTAFGSTRRPNVRVEDCENIQTLLAADTPAVTIFGKSWDLHVTDILTIPLEENLAMIRESVAYLKANSKEVVYDAEHFFDGYKRNRDYALSTLEMAWTAGADFLVLCDTNGGTLPHELTEIVTHIRKILPEAPLGIHVHNDGDLAVANSIAAVHAGVTMVQGTINGYGERCGNADLIPIIANLQIKMNRRCLPDASVRQLTNLSHYISDVANIPPQNSRPFVGRSAFTHKGGVHVSAILKNSAAYEHIKPELVGNQQRVLVSDLSGKSNIEYKARELGIDLGTKDAMSTKIVKRIKIMEDEGYQFDAADGSLSLLMKKITGEFKEPFVLECFNIINAKTENNPSLTQATIKIVVGDEEELTAAEGNGPVNALDNALRKALLKFYPQISEVHLIDFKVRTLEGADGTAAKVRVLLDSRDDEEVWSTIGVSTNVIEASWHALVDSIQYKLCKDKLNKHHKED, from the coding sequence ATGACGGATAAAACGGATGTATTAATCTATGACACCACCCTCCGGGATGGCACCCAGGGTGAGCGAGTCAATTTTTCCGCGGAAGAGAAACTGCGGATCGCCCAGAGGCTCGATGAAATGGGCTTTCATTATATTGAGGGGGGGTGGCCGGGTTCCAACCCGAAGGATATGCGCTTTTTTGAACTGGGAAAGCGCGTCCGGTTCAAAAATGCCCGGCTGACGGCTTTCGGCAGCACCCGCAGGCCAAATGTCCGCGTTGAAGATTGCGAGAATATTCAGACCCTGCTGGCTGCGGATACTCCGGCTGTCACGATCTTTGGAAAATCCTGGGATCTCCATGTCACCGATATCCTGACCATCCCTCTGGAAGAAAATCTCGCCATGATCCGGGAATCGGTAGCCTATCTTAAAGCGAACAGCAAGGAAGTCGTCTATGATGCGGAACATTTCTTCGACGGCTACAAAAGAAACAGGGATTATGCCCTCTCGACACTCGAAATGGCCTGGACGGCAGGAGCGGACTTTCTCGTTCTCTGTGACACCAACGGAGGCACACTGCCCCATGAACTGACGGAAATCGTGACGCACATTCGGAAAATCCTGCCGGAGGCTCCCCTGGGAATCCATGTCCACAATGATGGCGACCTTGCGGTCGCGAACTCCATTGCCGCCGTTCATGCCGGGGTAACCATGGTTCAGGGCACCATCAACGGGTATGGCGAACGGTGCGGCAATGCCGATCTGATTCCCATCATCGCCAATCTCCAGATCAAGATGAATCGACGCTGTCTGCCTGACGCCTCCGTCCGGCAACTGACAAATCTATCCCATTACATCAGTGATGTGGCCAATATTCCGCCTCAGAACTCGAGGCCCTTCGTCGGTCGCAGTGCCTTTACCCACAAAGGCGGCGTTCATGTGAGCGCCATTCTGAAAAATTCCGCCGCTTATGAACATATCAAGCCTGAGCTCGTGGGCAACCAGCAGCGCGTCCTTGTTTCCGACCTCTCCGGCAAGAGCAACATTGAGTACAAAGCCAGGGAGCTGGGGATAGATCTGGGAACAAAGGACGCCATGAGCACCAAAATTGTGAAGAGAATCAAGATTATGGAAGATGAAGGCTACCAATTCGACGCTGCGGACGGATCTCTGTCCTTACTGATGAAAAAGATCACCGGTGAATTCAAGGAGCCCTTCGTGCTGGAATGCTTCAATATCATCAACGCCAAAACGGAAAACAACCCCTCCTTGACCCAGGCCACCATCAAGATTGTCGTGGGCGATGAAGAGGAACTGACCGCCGCCGAAGGCAACGGCCCGGTCAACGCCCTGGACAACGCCCTGCGCAAGGCCCTGCTGAAATTCTATCCTCAGATCAGCGAGGTGCACCTGATAGACTTCAAGGTCCGAACGCTCGAAGGCGCCGATGGAACCGCCGCCAAGGTCAGGGTCCTCCTCGACTCAAGGGACGACGAGGAAGTCTGGAGCACCATCGGAGTCTCCACCAACGTGATTGAAGCGAGTTGGCACGCCCTGGTGGACAGCATTCAATACAAGCTCTGCAAGGATAAACTCAATAAGCACCATAAAGAGGACTAA
- a CDS encoding HAD family hydrolase — protein sequence MKSFKAFVFDFDGTLAELNIDFKIMKARVISLSREYGIADEESLKDLLILELIEAVRERISREDQSGSAAFFRAAHALIEEIEIEAACRSVLLSGTLTLLKTLKKRGHAVGIITRNCHAALTCVFPEIEDYCDVLLSRNHTTNVKPHPDHLLRTLTLLDADPGQAVMVGDHPLDIGLGRKVGTYTIGVLTGHSSAAMLTASGADRVLNRAVEILDLLT from the coding sequence ATGAAAAGCTTCAAAGCCTTTGTATTCGATTTTGACGGAACACTTGCCGAGTTGAACATCGATTTCAAAATCATGAAAGCCCGCGTGATTTCCCTTTCGAGGGAATACGGAATTGCGGATGAGGAGTCCCTGAAGGACCTGCTTATTCTGGAGTTGATCGAAGCGGTCCGGGAACGGATTTCGAGAGAAGATCAGTCAGGGTCAGCGGCCTTTTTTCGCGCGGCGCATGCTCTGATCGAAGAAATTGAAATAGAGGCCGCCTGCAGAAGCGTTTTATTGAGCGGTACGCTTACCCTTCTGAAAACGCTTAAAAAGCGGGGTCATGCCGTCGGGATCATCACGCGGAATTGTCACGCCGCCCTGACCTGCGTTTTCCCTGAAATCGAAGACTACTGCGACGTTCTGCTCAGCAGAAATCACACAACCAATGTCAAACCGCACCCGGATCATCTCCTCCGGACGCTCACCCTTCTGGATGCAGATCCAGGCCAGGCCGTGATGGTCGGTGACCATCCTCTGGACATCGGTCTGGGTCGGAAGGTGGGGACCTATACGATCGGGGTCCTTACCGGACATTCTTCCGCCGCTATGCTGACCGCTTCCGGCGCCGACCGGGTGCTCAACCGTGCCGTTGAAATTCTCGACCTGCTGACCTGA
- a CDS encoding NUDIX hydrolase, giving the protein MNVKAKEIDPALLQQRDSLHRHIEAKLADTSLDYADQLTFIKNTWKEHQKHLAAGVFLLLEYREASPSSDDPEPYFLLIKRSATVAQSGDISCPGGMLNPFFDALISYFSTTRLLPLLRGEALNYARRRDSRTFRAIRLFLANAARESWEEIGLSPFNVSFLGALPTYSLRLFRRTIFPVVGLIKHPWQYKSNSEVEKIIEIPIKAFFNPGNYGRFYFQVDHSWQEEDHFPSYFPCLILKQKDETEEILWGATFNIITNFLSVVFEKSLPMVHENTRKVSKTFPRNYLKSRNLR; this is encoded by the coding sequence ATGAATGTTAAGGCAAAAGAAATCGATCCAGCACTTTTACAGCAGCGGGATTCCCTTCATCGCCACATAGAAGCGAAACTCGCCGATACCTCGCTGGATTACGCCGATCAGCTGACCTTTATCAAGAATACCTGGAAAGAACATCAGAAGCATCTGGCAGCCGGAGTTTTTCTCCTCCTTGAGTACAGGGAAGCATCCCCCTCGTCAGACGATCCCGAACCTTATTTCCTGCTGATCAAACGGTCTGCGACGGTGGCACAATCGGGAGACATCAGCTGTCCGGGAGGCATGTTGAATCCCTTTTTTGACGCTTTGATCAGCTATTTCAGCACAACAAGGCTGCTTCCTCTCCTGAGGGGAGAGGCATTGAACTACGCCCGCCGGCGGGACAGCCGCACTTTTCGTGCGATAAGACTTTTTCTGGCGAATGCGGCGAGGGAATCCTGGGAAGAAATCGGTCTGAGTCCCTTCAATGTTTCCTTTCTGGGGGCGCTGCCGACGTACTCCTTGCGGCTTTTTCGGAGAACCATTTTCCCGGTTGTCGGATTGATTAAACATCCCTGGCAATACAAATCCAATTCCGAAGTTGAAAAGATCATTGAAATCCCCATAAAGGCCTTTTTCAATCCAGGCAATTACGGCCGTTTCTATTTCCAGGTTGACCATTCATGGCAGGAAGAGGATCATTTTCCGTCCTATTTTCCCTGTCTGATCCTCAAGCAGAAAGACGAAACGGAAGAAATCCTCTGGGGAGCCACATTCAATATCATTACGAACTTTTTGAGCGTTGTGTTCGAAAAGTCCCTGCCCATGGTCCACGAAAACACGAGAAAAGTCAGCAAAACATTTCCGAGGAATTATCTTAAGAGTAGAAATCTAAGATAA
- the purB gene encoding adenylosuccinate lyase, whose protein sequence is MIPRYSRDRMNAIWTSENRYQTWLDIEILACEAMSQLGLIPPDSLETIKSRAGFDVSRIDEIEKTTKHDVIAFLTSVTEKVGEDGRFIHMGMTSSDVLDTSFAVLLKQASDILIEDLDSLLDVLKRKACQYKDTVMIGRSHGIHAEPITFGLKMALWYTEMVRNRSRLIRAREAVSVGKISGAVGTFSFIDPKVEDYVCRQLGLTPAPISSQIVQRDRHAEFFAALAILASSIDKFAQEIRLLQRTEVREAEEYFSPGQKGSSAMPHKRNPVLSENLSGLARLMRSYALAAFEDVPLWHERDISHSSVERVIGPDATILMDFMLGRFTGMVDRLVVYPEQMLANLNKTHGVIFSQMVLLCLIDKGMTREKGYALVQKNAMKAWQEGISFQSLLMQDDEVRSFLSEAELQDVFRIENFLKNVDVIFARVFDESPATIAESSK, encoded by the coding sequence TTGATCCCACGATATTCCCGCGATCGCATGAATGCTATCTGGACTTCTGAAAACAGGTACCAGACATGGTTGGATATAGAAATCCTCGCCTGTGAGGCGATGTCGCAACTCGGCCTGATTCCCCCCGACTCTCTTGAAACGATCAAGAGCAGGGCCGGCTTTGATGTTTCGAGAATTGATGAAATCGAGAAAACAACCAAGCATGATGTGATCGCCTTTTTGACCTCCGTAACGGAAAAAGTTGGGGAGGACGGCCGGTTCATTCATATGGGAATGACCTCATCCGACGTTCTGGATACCTCTTTTGCGGTTCTGTTGAAACAGGCCTCGGACATCCTGATCGAAGACCTGGACTCGCTTCTGGATGTCCTGAAGCGGAAGGCCTGCCAATACAAGGATACCGTCATGATCGGCCGTTCCCATGGCATTCACGCGGAACCCATCACCTTCGGCCTCAAAATGGCGCTCTGGTATACGGAGATGGTCCGCAACCGGAGCCGTTTGATCCGGGCCAGGGAAGCGGTCAGTGTCGGGAAGATATCCGGTGCTGTGGGGACGTTTTCTTTTATTGATCCGAAAGTGGAAGATTATGTCTGCCGTCAGCTGGGTTTGACGCCCGCTCCCATCTCTTCTCAGATTGTCCAGCGAGATCGCCATGCCGAATTCTTCGCCGCACTGGCGATTCTTGCTTCTTCGATCGATAAATTTGCTCAGGAAATCCGCTTGCTCCAGAGGACCGAGGTGAGGGAGGCCGAAGAGTATTTCTCGCCGGGTCAAAAGGGATCCTCGGCGATGCCCCATAAGCGCAACCCGGTGCTTTCCGAGAATCTCTCCGGTCTGGCGAGGCTGATGCGGTCCTATGCACTGGCAGCCTTTGAGGATGTCCCCCTGTGGCATGAACGAGATATCAGCCATTCCTCCGTGGAAAGGGTCATCGGACCGGATGCCACGATCCTGATGGACTTCATGCTGGGACGTTTCACCGGAATGGTGGACCGCCTGGTGGTCTATCCGGAGCAGATGCTTGCCAACTTGAACAAAACACATGGCGTGATTTTTTCGCAGATGGTTCTTCTCTGCCTGATTGATAAGGGTATGACCCGCGAAAAGGGGTATGCCCTTGTCCAGAAGAATGCCATGAAGGCCTGGCAGGAGGGAATTTCTTTCCAGTCGTTGCTCATGCAGGACGACGAGGTTCGGTCCTTCCTTTCCGAAGCGGAATTGCAGGATGTCTTCCGGATTGAGAATTTCCTGAAAAATGTGGATGTCATTTTTGCGAGGGTTTTTGACGAATCGCCTGCAACAATTGCCGAAAGCTCAAAATAA